CGCCGCGTTGCTTCAAGCCAAAACGCGCGGCCGACAACCCGGTCATTTTGTGCACGGCGGTGTGCAGCGGAAACAGCCCGACATCACGGCTGAAATGGCCAAGCACCCGAGGGAATGCGCCCCACAGGCGCGGGTGCGGGAACGGGTCTTCGGGCAGGCCATCGGAGCCGACCATCGACAACGGGTGCGCGAGGATTCGCCGCACGTCCGCTTCGTCCATCCCGTAATACACCGCCCCGGCCGGTTGCAGGCGGCGCGCGGCGTCGAGCAGCGGCACGTTCCAATCGGCGGCGATGTCGATCAAGTCGCGGCCGCCCAACTCGGGATGCGGTGTGGACCAAGTGATGGTGATGCGGTGAGCGTCGGTAACCTGCTTGAGGTCGAGCGTCGAAGAACTCGCCGCGTAGGGATAACAATCGCAGCCGACCGGATGGCTTTGCGCCGCGGTTTCGAGCGCCGCCAACAGCTGCGGACTGCGCCCCCAATTGCCGACGCCGGCGCACTTGAGGTGGGAAATGATCACTGGCGATTTCGCGTGTCGGCCGATCTGAAACGCTTCGTCCATGGCTTCCAGCACTGGCGCAAATTCGCTGCGCAAATGGGTCGTGTACACCGCACCGAACGCCGTCAGTTCTTCGCTCAATTGCATGACTTCATCGGTGGACGCCGAGAACGCGCTCGCATACGCCAGACCTGTGGATAACCCCAACGCGCCGGCCTCCAGGCTTTCGCGCAATTGCTCGCGCATCGCGGTGATTTCCTCGGCGCTGGCGCTGCGCAACAAATCGTCGAGGTGATTGCTGCGCAACGCGGTGTGACCGACCAGCGCGGCGACGTTGAGCGTGGTGTTCGCAGCTTCCACCGCTTCGCGGTAATCGCGGAAGGTCGGGTAAACAAACGCCGCCGAAGTGCCGAGCAGGTTCATCGGATCGGGCGGATCGCCGCGCAGACTGACCGGCGCCGCACTGATCCCGCAGTTGCCGACGATCACCGTGGTCACGCCTTGGCTGAGCTTGGGCAACATTTGCGGTTGGCGGATGACCACGGTGTCGTCGTGGGTGTGCACGTCGATGAAACCCGGCGCCAGCACGCGGCCGGCGGCGTCGATTTGTTCGCTGGCGCGGGCGTCGTGCAAGTCGCCGATGCGTTCGATGCGCCCGTTCAGAAGCGCCACGTCGGCGGCATAACCGGGCGCATTGCTGCCGTCGATAACCAAGGCATTGCGGATCAGCGTGTCGTACAGCATGTCAGTCTCCCAGCGGCAGGTGATCGTCGCCGCCGCGGTAATCGTCGAGGGCGAGTTTGATCCGCCGCAGACGTTCTTGATTGTCTTCAGGATTGGCCAGCGCCAGCTCGGTGGCGAGCACGTCGATGGCCAGCAACATGCCGTAGCGCGCAGCCGTCGGTTTGTAGATAAACGAGGTTTCGACGCCTTGCAGCGGCAGCAATACATCGGCCAATAGCGCCAGCGGCGAGTCGGCGCGGGTGATCGCGAGAATCCGCGCGCCGTAGCTGCGCGCCAGTTCCACGGCTTCAAGCAGCTCCGGGGTGATGCCGGTCAGCGAGCAGGCAATCACCGCGTGTTCGGCGCCGAGGCTGGCGGCGGTGATGCGCATCATCACCGGGTCGCTGCACACCGCAATCGGATAGCCGAGACGCACCAGGCGCACTTGCAGTTCATCGCTGCACAACGTCGAACAACCGCCCATGCCGAACGCATGAATCATCCGCGCCTTGCCGAGCAATTTCACCGCATCGGCGAACCGCGACTCGTCAAACGCGGCCAAGTGCTCGTGCAAGGTCGATTCGATGTCGCCGACAATCTGCCGATAAAAACCCGATTGTTCCGGCGTGCCTGCCGGGTCGAGGAAACGCCTGCCGACGCCGCTGGCCTGCGCCAGTTGCAGACGCAAATCGCGCAAGTCGCGGCAGCCGACCGTGCGCGCGAACCGTGACAGCGTGGCGGTGCTGACTTCCGCGCGCAGGGCCAATTCGTCGAGGCTGGCGGATGAGGCAAAACCGACGTCGTCGAGCATCAGCCGGGCGATGCGACCTTCGCCGGCGCTGAACGAATCCTGGCGAGCGCGGATCTGGTAGAGGATGTCCATGGCGCGGGGGCTCCGGCTAAAGCAGGTAGGAAAGACCCAGGGTCAGCCCGAAAGCTACCACCGATATCAGCGTTTCGAGCACCGTCCAGGTCTTGAAAGTCTGGGCAACCGTCATATTGAAGTATTCCTTGATCAGCCAGAAGCCGCCGTCGTTGACGTGGGAAAAGATAACCGAGCCTGCGCCCGTCGCCAGCACCAGTAACTCCGGATGCGGATAACCCAGACCAATGGCCACCGGCGCGACGATGCCGGACGCGGTGGTCATGGCCACGGTCGCCGAACCGGTAGCAACGCGCATCAACGCGGCGAACAGCCAACCCATGATCAGCGGCGACAGGTGAAAAACCTGCGCCAGGCTGACGATTTGATCGGTGACGCCGGCGTCCACCAGAATCCGGTTCAGACCGCCGCCGGCGCCGACCAGCAAGGTAATGCTGGCGGTCGGTGCCAGGCATTCATTGGTGAATTTGAGGATCGATTCACGGCTGAAGCCCTGCGCCAGACCCAAGGTCCAGAAGCTCAGCAACGTCGCCAGCAGCAAGGCGATCACCGAGTTGCCGATAAACAGCAGGAATTGATTGAAGCCGCTGCCCGGCGTGGAAATCAGGTTGGCCCAACCGCCAATCAGCATCAGCACCACCGGCAGCAGAATGGTCGCCATGGTGATGCCGAAACCCGGCAGCCGATCACGCGGCTCGCGGTCGAGAAATTGCCGTTCCATCGGGTTATCTGCCGGCAAGTGGATGCGCGGCACGATGAATTTGGCGTACAGCGGCCCGGCGATAATCGCCGTCGGAATACCAATCAAAATCGCGTACAGCAGCGTCTGTCCGACCGACGCTTGATACGCCTGCACCGCCAACATCGCCGCCGGGTGTGGCGGCACCAACGCGTGCACCACCGACAACCCCGCGACCATCGGCAAACCGACCATCAGAATCGACACCCCGACGCGCCGCGCCACGGTGAACGCAATCGGCACCAGCAAGACAAAACCGACCTCGAAAAACAGCGGCAACCCGACCAGAAACGCGATGCACACCATCGCCCAATGCGCGTTCTTCTCGCCAAAACGGTCGATCAGCGTGCGCGCCATCTGCTCCGCGCCACCCGACTCCGCCATCATCTTGCCCAGCATCGTCCCCAACGCCACCACCAGCGCAATATGCCCCAGCGTCTTGCCCACGCCCGCCTCATAAGCGCCTACCACGCCCGACGGCGGCATCCCCGCCAACAGCGCCAGGCCAATCGAAACCAGGGTGATGACGATGAACGGATTGAGTCGATAACGCGCGATCAGAACGATCAGCGCAATGATGGCGACAGCGGCATAAACCAGCAGCCAATAGCCAAAGGAAGGCGTCATGCGGTACTCCTCGAAAGGGTCACGTCGATTGATTTGTGAAACTCATAAATCATTTCAGAGCGCGATATTCAAACGAGGTGAAAGTAATTTTCGTGCACAGGTAAGGCGTGTCGCACAGAGGTATGGCGGGAGGTGGGTTATGAAAGTTTTGGGTGGGGATTTTCATGCTGAAAACGCCTTCGCGGGCAAGCCTCGCTCCTACAGGTATGAGGGACCCGTAGGAGCGAGGCTTGCCCGCGAAGAACGATGACGCGGTCTGAAACTAGCTCACACCATTTCGTTACGAATCCATTCAACCACCGACGTGCGTTTCGGCGCCCAGCCCAGTTGTTCGCGTGCGTGTTTGCCGCGCACGCGGCTGTTGGAGCCGAGGCCGTAGTTGGCCATTTCGTAGCCCCACGCGGCTTCGGCGTCTTTGAGTGGCCAGTCTTGCGGTGCGCCGAGCTTCAGTGCCTCGGCCATGGCGGTGGTCATGTCGATGAACGACGACTCGCCGCTTTCGACGAAGTAGAAAGTGCCCGGGACGTTTTTGCTCAGCGCTAGCAGGTACAGGGCGACGACGTCTTCGATGTGCACGTTGGACCAGATGTTCTTGCCGGTGCCGACGTGGCGGACGATACCGCTGTTGCGCGCCTGTTTGAGCAGGCGTGGCAACTGCACGCTGTCGCGTTTGACGCCGAGGCTGTGGCCATAGATCAAGGTGTTGCAGATCACCGCCGAATTCACCCCGTCCTTCGCGGCGGCGAGGATCAGGTTGTCGATGGCGACGCGGGCGGCTTTATCGACGGTTGGCGCCGGCAGGTGGTCTTCGTAATAGATGACGTCGCTGGATTTACCGCCCGAGGCATCGCCGACGATGCTCGAACCGCTGGTGTGGAGGAATACTTTGTTGGAGCCGCGAAGGGCCTCGAGCAACGCTTCGACAGCGGCGAGATGGTCGCTGCTGGCGGCGTTGATCACCGCATCAGCGGCGTGCGCCTGTTCGGCCAGCAGAGCGCTGTCGTCGAGGGTGCCGATGATCGGGCGGATGCCGAGCGCGCTGAGTTCCTGCGCTTGTTCGGCGCTGCGCACCAGGCCGGTGACTTTATGCCCGGCCTGGACCAGACCTGTGGCGATCGAGCCGC
The window above is part of the Pseudomonas prosekii genome. Proteins encoded here:
- a CDS encoding N-acyl-D-amino-acid deacylase family protein: MLYDTLIRNALVIDGSNAPGYAADVALLNGRIERIGDLHDARASEQIDAAGRVLAPGFIDVHTHDDTVVIRQPQMLPKLSQGVTTVIVGNCGISAAPVSLRGDPPDPMNLLGTSAAFVYPTFRDYREAVEAANTTLNVAALVGHTALRSNHLDDLLRSASAEEITAMREQLRESLEAGALGLSTGLAYASAFSASTDEVMQLSEELTAFGAVYTTHLRSEFAPVLEAMDEAFQIGRHAKSPVIISHLKCAGVGNWGRSPQLLAALETAAQSHPVGCDCYPYAASSSTLDLKQVTDAHRITITWSTPHPELGGRDLIDIAADWNVPLLDAARRLQPAGAVYYGMDEADVRRILAHPLSMVGSDGLPEDPFPHPRLWGAFPRVLGHFSRDVGLFPLHTAVHKMTGLSAARFGLKQRGEIRAGHWADLVLFDPLTIRDVADFHDPQRAAEGIDGVWINGVLSYVDGKANGRRAGRFLAREGDLRGGF
- a CDS encoding MurR/RpiR family transcriptional regulator translates to MDILYQIRARQDSFSAGEGRIARLMLDDVGFASSASLDELALRAEVSTATLSRFARTVGCRDLRDLRLQLAQASGVGRRFLDPAGTPEQSGFYRQIVGDIESTLHEHLAAFDESRFADAVKLLGKARMIHAFGMGGCSTLCSDELQVRLVRLGYPIAVCSDPVMMRITAASLGAEHAVIACSLTGITPELLEAVELARSYGARILAITRADSPLALLADVLLPLQGVETSFIYKPTAARYGMLLAIDVLATELALANPEDNQERLRRIKLALDDYRGGDDHLPLGD
- a CDS encoding GntP family permease, which codes for MTPSFGYWLLVYAAVAIIALIVLIARYRLNPFIVITLVSIGLALLAGMPPSGVVGAYEAGVGKTLGHIALVVALGTMLGKMMAESGGAEQMARTLIDRFGEKNAHWAMVCIAFLVGLPLFFEVGFVLLVPIAFTVARRVGVSILMVGLPMVAGLSVVHALVPPHPAAMLAVQAYQASVGQTLLYAILIGIPTAIIAGPLYAKFIVPRIHLPADNPMERQFLDREPRDRLPGFGITMATILLPVVLMLIGGWANLISTPGSGFNQFLLFIGNSVIALLLATLLSFWTLGLAQGFSRESILKFTNECLAPTASITLLVGAGGGLNRILVDAGVTDQIVSLAQVFHLSPLIMGWLFAALMRVATGSATVAMTTASGIVAPVAIGLGYPHPELLVLATGAGSVIFSHVNDGGFWLIKEYFNMTVAQTFKTWTVLETLISVVAFGLTLGLSYLL
- a CDS encoding NAD-dependent epimerase/dehydratase family protein, whose amino-acid sequence is MNVFVTGAAGFIGGSIATGLVQAGHKVTGLVRSAEQAQELSALGIRPIIGTLDDSALLAEQAHAADAVINAASSDHLAAVEALLEALRGSNKVFLHTSGSSIVGDASGGKSSDVIYYEDHLPAPTVDKAARVAIDNLILAAAKDGVNSAVICNTLIYGHSLGVKRDSVQLPRLLKQARNSGIVRHVGTGKNIWSNVHIEDVVALYLLALSKNVPGTFYFVESGESSFIDMTTAMAEALKLGAPQDWPLKDAEAAWGYEMANYGLGSNSRVRGKHAREQLGWAPKRTSVVEWIRNEMV